A genomic segment from Bacillus cereus G9842 encodes:
- a CDS encoding YfhJ family protein: MNDIYEALTKELLDKNDKLSYGQARAWVELLWEDFQTTYAKSGRYQGEEMTEQVVRSWINNHGVRLHEMRTNNPKYSHLINQEDHLKH, translated from the coding sequence ATGAATGATATTTATGAAGCATTAACGAAAGAATTATTAGATAAGAATGACAAGCTTTCTTACGGACAAGCACGTGCGTGGGTTGAATTACTTTGGGAAGATTTTCAAACAACTTATGCAAAATCAGGGCGTTATCAAGGTGAGGAAATGACTGAGCAAGTGGTACGATCATGGATTAATAATCATGGTGTACGCCTTCATGAAATGCGTACAAATAATCCGAAGTATAGCCATTTAATTAATCAAGAAGATCATTTGAAACATTAA
- a CDS encoding gamma-type small acid-soluble spore protein — translation MSKKQQGYNKATSGASIQSTNASYGTEFATETNVQAVKQANAQSEAKKAQASGAQSANASYGTEFATETDVHAVKKQNAKSAAKQSQSSSSNE, via the coding sequence ATGAGTAAAAAACAACAAGGTTATAACAAGGCAACTTCTGGTGCTAGCATTCAAAGTACAAATGCTAGTTATGGTACAGAGTTTGCGACTGAAACAAATGTACAAGCAGTAAAACAAGCAAACGCACAATCAGAAGCAAAGAAAGCACAAGCTTCTGGTGCACAAAGTGCAAACGCTAGCTATGGTACAGAATTTGCAACTGAAACAGACGTGCATGCTGTGAAAAAACAAAATGCTAAGTCAGCTGCAAAACAATCACAATCTTCTAGTTCAAACGAGTAA
- the ntdP gene encoding nucleoside tri-diphosphate phosphatase codes for MGFPKEGEKVQIHSYKHNGSIHRMWEETTILKGTQSLVIGANDRTVVTESDGRTWITREPAICYFHANYWFNVIGMLREDGVYYYCNLSSPFAYDSEALKYIDYDLDIKVYPDMTYTLLDEDEYEKHSQIMQYPPVIDTILKRNVAHLTQWIHQRKGPFAPDFVDMWYERYLMYRN; via the coding sequence ATGGGATTTCCCAAAGAAGGAGAAAAAGTACAAATACATAGTTATAAACATAATGGCTCCATTCATAGAATGTGGGAAGAAACAACAATTTTAAAAGGGACACAGAGTCTTGTGATCGGAGCGAATGATCGTACAGTAGTTACAGAATCAGATGGTCGAACATGGATTACGCGCGAACCAGCAATTTGTTATTTTCATGCTAACTATTGGTTTAATGTGATTGGGATGCTTAGGGAGGATGGCGTATATTATTATTGCAATTTAAGCTCACCTTTTGCGTATGATTCTGAAGCATTAAAGTATATTGATTATGATTTAGATATTAAAGTGTATCCAGATATGACATATACGCTTCTAGATGAAGATGAGTATGAAAAACATAGTCAAATTATGCAGTATCCACCTGTTATAGATACAATTTTAAAACGAAATGTAGCACATTTAACACAGTGGATTCATCAAAGAAAAGGTCCATTCGCACCAGATTTCGTAGATATGTGGTATGAACGATATTTAATGTACAGAAATTAA
- the mutY gene encoding A/G-specific adenine glycosylase, with translation MTLEILKKFNIEQFQNDLIGWFEEEQRDLPWRKNKDPYRVWVSEIMLQQTRVEAVKPYYANFMGKFPTLEALANADDEEVLKAWEGLGYYSRARNLHAAVKEVKEVYGGVVPSDVKKIEKLKGVGPYTKGAILSIAYGIPEPAVDGNVMRVLSRILSVWDDIAKPKTRKVFEEIVREIISVENPSYFNQGLMELGALICIPKNPSCLLCPVREHCRGYAEGVQKELPVKSKAKAPKMVPIVAGVLQTEDGRYVINKRPSTGLLANMWEFPNAELGEGIRNQKEQLIDYMKEKFELAVSIDEYAMNVQHTFTHRTWDIFVFYGKVTGNIVDTDTLKFVSKEAFEQLPFSKSHRTIYENCVEKITIQ, from the coding sequence TTGACACTTGAAATACTAAAAAAATTTAATATAGAGCAGTTTCAAAATGATTTAATTGGTTGGTTTGAAGAGGAGCAGCGCGACTTACCATGGAGAAAAAATAAAGATCCATACCGCGTTTGGGTTTCTGAGATTATGTTACAGCAAACAAGAGTAGAAGCCGTAAAACCATATTACGCAAATTTTATGGGGAAGTTTCCTACACTTGAAGCGTTAGCGAACGCAGATGATGAAGAAGTATTAAAAGCATGGGAAGGTTTAGGATATTATTCTAGAGCACGTAATTTACATGCGGCAGTAAAAGAGGTAAAAGAAGTATACGGCGGGGTTGTACCAAGTGATGTAAAGAAAATTGAAAAGTTAAAAGGAGTCGGACCATATACAAAAGGTGCTATTTTAAGTATTGCATATGGTATACCAGAGCCGGCAGTTGATGGAAATGTTATGCGTGTATTATCTCGCATTTTATCAGTATGGGATGATATTGCAAAACCGAAGACTCGAAAAGTTTTTGAAGAGATTGTGCGTGAAATTATTTCAGTAGAAAACCCATCTTATTTTAATCAGGGATTGATGGAATTAGGTGCACTGATTTGTATTCCTAAAAATCCATCGTGCTTACTTTGTCCTGTACGTGAGCATTGCAGAGGATATGCTGAAGGTGTTCAAAAAGAATTACCAGTAAAAAGTAAAGCGAAAGCTCCTAAAATGGTACCTATTGTTGCAGGAGTACTTCAAACTGAAGACGGTCGTTACGTTATTAATAAACGTCCAAGTACAGGTTTGTTAGCTAATATGTGGGAGTTTCCTAATGCTGAACTTGGAGAAGGTATTCGAAATCAGAAGGAACAGCTTATAGATTATATGAAAGAAAAATTTGAACTCGCGGTTTCTATTGATGAATATGCAATGAATGTACAACATACGTTTACACATCGTACTTGGGATATATTTGTATTTTATGGAAAGGTAACTGGCAATATTGTTGATACAGATACATTGAAATTTGTATCGAAAGAAGCATTTGAGCAATTACCTTTTTCGAAATCGCATCGTACTATTTACGAAAATTGCGTGGAGAAAATTACAATACAATAA
- a CDS encoding YfhH family protein, which produces MNMPKRYSEMTPHELREEIGDLKEQAIKAEQLGIVNEFDVLMRKMAMARAYMTDINKFHIGETYELIEEPGILFKITYFNGVFAWGYKQNDNEEIGIPISLLQEK; this is translated from the coding sequence ATGAATATGCCAAAACGCTACAGTGAAATGACACCACATGAGCTTAGAGAAGAAATTGGGGATTTGAAGGAGCAAGCAATAAAGGCTGAACAGCTTGGAATTGTAAATGAGTTCGATGTATTAATGAGAAAGATGGCAATGGCTCGCGCTTATATGACTGATATAAACAAATTCCATATTGGTGAAACATATGAATTAATAGAAGAACCTGGTATATTATTTAAAATTACTTACTTCAATGGGGTATTCGCTTGGGGTTATAAACAAAATGATAATGAAGAGATTGGAATACCAATTTCCTTATTGCAAGAAAAATAA
- a CDS encoding small, acid-soluble spore protein K, with product MGKQAEFWSESKNNSKIDGQPKAKSRFASKRPNGTINTHPQERMRAANQQEE from the coding sequence ATGGGTAAACAAGCCGAATTTTGGTCTGAGTCAAAAAACAACAGCAAAATCGACGGTCAGCCGAAAGCGAAATCACGCTTCGCTTCGAAGCGACCTAACGGCACAATTAACACGCACCCACAAGAACGTATGCGTGCTGCAAATCAGCAGGAAGAGTAA
- a CDS encoding ABC transporter ATP-binding protein — protein MQGIKRYLQFVKPYRWLIAITIIIGLVKFGIPLIMPWLLKYIIDDVIQGAGSLQDKTSQLITAIGIAFFIFAVLRPPIEYYRQYFAQRIANTILYDLRKHIFGHLQKLSLRYYSNTKTGEIISRVIHDVEQTKDFVITGLMNVWLDTATIAIAIIVMFSMNIKLTFVALLILPIYVIAVKYFFGRLRKLTKERSQALATMQGYLHERIQGMQVTRSFALEEYEGKQFEKRNNEFLTKALNHTSWTARTFSAVNTLTDLGPLLVIGFAAYEVIQGQLTLGTMVAFVGYMDSLYSPLRRLVNSSTTLTQSFASMDRVFELLDEKYDIVNVPNAIQTEKLNGEIVFDNVSFRYNADEKEILHNLSLTMQSGEKVALVGASGGGKSSLASLIPRFYDVSEGTVYVDGIDVRKYNMRNLRSNIGIVLQDNLLFSDTIEANILYGNPKATEKEVIAAAKAAQIHDFIIDLPDGYNTVVGERGVKLSGGQRQRVAIARVFLKNPSVLILDEATSALDLENERYIQEALQTLAADRTTIIIAHRLATITHVDTIIYIEDGQIKETGSHEELMRKRGFYYNLYQLQHITETAPLA, from the coding sequence GTGCAGGGCATAAAAAGATATTTACAATTTGTTAAACCATATCGATGGCTTATTGCTATTACAATTATTATTGGACTAGTTAAGTTCGGTATTCCACTTATTATGCCGTGGTTATTAAAGTATATTATCGATGATGTAATTCAAGGGGCGGGTTCACTTCAAGATAAAACATCTCAATTAATAACAGCGATTGGAATTGCTTTTTTTATTTTTGCGGTATTAAGACCACCGATTGAATATTATCGTCAATATTTCGCGCAACGTATCGCAAATACAATACTGTATGATTTGCGGAAGCATATTTTCGGTCACTTACAAAAGTTAAGCTTACGTTATTATTCGAATACGAAAACAGGGGAGATTATTTCACGGGTCATCCATGATGTAGAACAAACGAAAGATTTTGTAATTACAGGTTTGATGAACGTCTGGTTAGATACTGCAACAATTGCTATCGCTATCATTGTTATGTTTTCTATGAATATAAAATTAACATTTGTTGCGTTATTGATTTTACCTATTTATGTAATAGCAGTGAAATATTTTTTCGGACGTCTTCGGAAATTGACGAAAGAGCGTTCACAAGCGTTAGCGACGATGCAAGGGTATTTGCATGAACGTATTCAAGGAATGCAAGTGACACGTAGCTTTGCGTTAGAAGAGTATGAGGGGAAGCAGTTTGAAAAAAGAAATAATGAATTTTTAACGAAAGCATTAAACCATACAAGTTGGACGGCGAGAACATTTTCGGCAGTAAATACGTTAACCGATTTAGGTCCGTTACTTGTGATTGGTTTTGCAGCATATGAAGTAATTCAGGGGCAGTTAACGCTAGGGACGATGGTAGCCTTTGTTGGATATATGGATAGTTTATATAGTCCGCTTCGCCGCCTTGTTAATTCATCTACAACATTGACACAATCTTTTGCATCGATGGATCGTGTGTTTGAACTGTTAGATGAAAAATACGATATTGTTAATGTGCCAAATGCGATACAAACGGAAAAATTAAATGGAGAAATTGTATTTGATAATGTTTCTTTTCGTTATAATGCAGATGAAAAAGAGATATTACACAACTTGTCATTAACTATGCAGTCTGGAGAGAAAGTAGCGCTTGTAGGAGCGAGTGGAGGAGGGAAGTCATCTCTTGCTAGTTTGATCCCGCGTTTCTATGATGTTTCTGAAGGCACGGTTTATGTAGATGGCATAGATGTAAGGAAGTATAATATGAGAAATTTACGTAGTAATATTGGAATTGTACTGCAAGATAATTTATTGTTTAGCGATACAATTGAAGCTAATATTTTATATGGAAATCCGAAAGCTACAGAGAAAGAAGTGATTGCAGCTGCCAAAGCTGCGCAAATTCATGATTTTATTATAGATTTACCAGATGGTTATAATACTGTCGTTGGAGAACGTGGTGTGAAGCTATCGGGTGGGCAAAGGCAACGCGTGGCAATTGCACGCGTATTTCTAAAGAATCCGTCGGTACTTATATTGGATGAAGCAACTTCGGCTTTAGATTTAGAAAATGAAAGGTATATTCAAGAGGCGCTTCAGACGTTAGCTGCTGACCGGACAACGATTATAATTGCACATCGATTAGCGACAATTACGCATGTTGATACGATCATTTACATTGAAGACGGTCAGATTAAAGAAACCGGTTCTCATGAAGAGTTAATGCGAAAAAGAGGATTTTATTATAATTTATATCAACTTCAACATATAACAGAAACAGCTCCTTTAGCATAA
- a CDS encoding metal-dependent hydrolase has protein sequence MDTATHLVMGITLGSLATLDPAIAQSDIGPQAVMLATIAGSNIPDIDTVLKLRNNAKYIRNHRGVTHSIPAVILWSFLISGISFAFFSDAPYLHLLLWSFIAVFLHVFVDIFNAYGTQALRPFTKKWVALGVINTFDTVIFFIHILAIACMLVGSHKGYTALAAYILMIIYYIGRVMMHRNIRSVVHKRFKNVEKIIISPSYRFYHYHLAVVTADYYYVARWHRGNIMIYDKFDRVPFPENDIMRAAKQDENISAFLSFSPVYRWDIFDHDHYYEVRFIDLRYRSKDYYPFVAIVQLDHNLNIISSYTGWIFSEEKLRKKLELLPH, from the coding sequence ATGGACACAGCCACTCACCTTGTTATGGGTATCACTTTAGGTAGCTTAGCAACATTAGATCCAGCCATAGCACAAAGTGATATTGGCCCACAAGCTGTTATGCTTGCTACAATTGCTGGTTCCAACATTCCTGACATTGACACAGTTTTAAAATTGCGTAATAACGCTAAATATATAAGAAATCATCGCGGAGTTACTCATTCCATTCCCGCGGTAATTCTTTGGTCATTTCTTATAAGTGGCATCTCTTTCGCCTTCTTTTCAGACGCTCCATATCTTCATCTACTACTTTGGTCATTTATTGCAGTCTTCCTTCACGTCTTTGTCGATATTTTTAACGCCTATGGTACACAAGCATTACGGCCTTTCACAAAAAAATGGGTCGCACTCGGCGTGATTAATACATTTGATACCGTAATTTTCTTTATCCATATACTTGCAATTGCTTGCATGCTCGTCGGTTCTCATAAAGGATACACAGCCTTAGCAGCATATATATTAATGATTATTTACTATATCGGACGGGTTATGATGCACCGAAATATAAGAAGCGTTGTACACAAACGTTTCAAAAATGTCGAAAAGATTATCATTTCTCCTTCTTACCGATTTTATCATTATCATTTAGCAGTCGTTACAGCTGATTATTACTACGTTGCGAGATGGCACCGTGGTAACATCATGATATATGACAAATTCGATCGGGTACCGTTCCCAGAAAATGATATTATGCGAGCAGCTAAACAAGATGAAAACATCTCGGCCTTCCTATCTTTCTCTCCTGTATATCGCTGGGATATTTTTGATCATGATCATTATTATGAAGTACGATTCATTGATTTACGGTATCGCAGTAAAGATTATTATCCATTTGTCGCGATTGTTCAGCTCGACCATAATTTAAATATTATTAGTTCCTATACAGGATGGATTTTTAGTGAAGAAAAACTTCGAAAAAAGCTGGAATTACTTCCACATTAA
- the recX gene encoding recombination regulator RecX, with protein sequence MAVITKIEVQKRSKERFNIYIDKGQGEEYGFSVDQVILMKHGLQKGLEIDEIELGNILYNEEVQKAYLQAISYLSYQMRTKQEIEDFLRKKEVGQAIISEVVSKLLHDRYINDKEYAVLYTRTQSNVNRKGPTVIKRELLNKGVQDLIIMHSLQEYPKEKQIENALFLIEKKKKSYQKHSFLQMKLKLDEMLVRKGYSREVIQICLEELKDERDDEKQQEALHYHGNKYYEKYKKYDGWTFENKMKQALYRKGFSIDEIEIFLQMKREEG encoded by the coding sequence ATGGCTGTCATTACAAAAATAGAAGTACAAAAGCGATCGAAAGAACGATTTAATATTTATATTGATAAAGGCCAAGGTGAAGAGTACGGGTTTAGTGTGGATCAAGTAATCTTAATGAAACATGGATTACAAAAAGGCTTAGAAATTGATGAAATAGAGTTAGGAAATATTTTGTACAATGAAGAGGTACAAAAAGCATATTTACAAGCAATCTCCTATTTATCCTATCAAATGAGAACAAAACAAGAAATAGAAGATTTTTTACGAAAAAAAGAAGTGGGACAGGCCATCATCTCTGAAGTCGTTTCGAAATTATTACATGACCGATATATTAATGATAAAGAGTACGCGGTTTTATATACGCGAACGCAAAGTAATGTGAATCGAAAAGGTCCAACTGTTATTAAAAGAGAGTTGTTAAATAAAGGTGTTCAGGATTTAATTATTATGCATAGTTTACAAGAATATCCGAAGGAAAAGCAAATTGAGAATGCCTTGTTTCTCATAGAAAAGAAAAAAAAATCTTATCAAAAGCATTCTTTTTTACAAATGAAGCTAAAGTTGGATGAGATGCTTGTTCGAAAAGGGTATTCTAGAGAAGTAATTCAAATTTGTTTGGAAGAATTGAAAGACGAAAGAGATGACGAAAAGCAACAAGAAGCGTTACACTATCATGGGAATAAGTATTATGAGAAATATAAGAAGTATGATGGATGGACATTTGAAAACAAGATGAAACAAGCGTTATATCGAAAAGGATTCTCTATTGATGAGATAGAGATATTTTTACAAATGAAACGTGAAGAGGGATGA
- a CDS encoding YpzG family protein: MSYRDRLDSRSELFNHTWTRPKHAKAQVNGQTQQTQSLIILANECKKRQF, encoded by the coding sequence ATGAGCTACCGTGATCGTTTAGATAGTCGTTCTGAATTATTTAACCATACGTGGACTCGTCCGAAACATGCGAAAGCGCAAGTTAACGGACAGACGCAGCAAACCCAGTCTCTCATTATATTGGCCAACGAATGTAAAAAACGCCAATTTTAG
- a CDS encoding aromatic acid exporter family protein produces MKLGARILKTGIAITLALFACILLQLPSPVFAGISAIFAVQPSVYRSYLTALEQIQANVIGAIFAIAFATAFGHNPFIIGLTCILVIALTLQLRLENTISIALVTVIAIMEYQGEDFFSFALLRFATIMIGIIAASLVNLVFMPPKYETKLYHRIVDNTEEIVKWIRMNSRQASDFTTLKTDIDRMKEKMIKLNHYYLLYKEERSYTKKVKFAKIRKLVLFRQMLATTSRALSTLKSLHRTENELRYMPEEFQESIQNELDSLTHYHEQVLLKFIGKAKKQQSVEMLDEVETGKQELIDIFMEYQNKDDEEAYKTWLHLFPLISSIINYSEEVEHLDLLVDSFYTYHKPEKELQIDDKKEDE; encoded by the coding sequence ATGAAACTTGGTGCTCGCATTTTAAAAACGGGTATTGCCATCACGTTAGCTTTATTTGCTTGTATTTTACTTCAATTACCGAGTCCGGTATTTGCGGGAATTTCAGCTATCTTTGCTGTTCAACCGTCTGTATACCGTTCTTATTTAACCGCACTTGAACAGATTCAAGCAAATGTAATCGGTGCGATATTTGCTATCGCATTTGCTACTGCTTTTGGACATAATCCTTTTATTATTGGATTAACATGTATATTAGTAATTGCTCTTACACTGCAATTACGATTAGAAAACACAATATCAATTGCTTTAGTAACAGTTATCGCCATTATGGAGTATCAAGGCGAAGACTTCTTTAGTTTTGCCTTACTTCGATTTGCGACAATTATGATTGGTATTATTGCGGCTTCACTTGTAAATTTAGTATTTATGCCGCCGAAATATGAAACAAAACTTTATCATCGTATCGTTGATAATACAGAAGAAATTGTAAAATGGATTCGAATGAATAGCAGGCAGGCTTCTGATTTTACAACGCTAAAAACTGATATTGATCGTATGAAAGAAAAAATGATCAAACTAAATCATTACTATTTGCTGTATAAAGAAGAAAGAAGCTACACGAAAAAAGTAAAGTTCGCAAAAATTCGTAAGCTCGTTTTATTCAGACAAATGTTAGCGACAACAAGCCGTGCTTTAAGTACGTTAAAATCATTACACCGTACTGAAAATGAACTACGCTACATGCCGGAAGAATTTCAGGAATCTATCCAAAACGAACTTGATTCATTAACGCATTATCATGAACAAGTTTTATTAAAATTCATTGGTAAAGCAAAAAAACAACAATCAGTTGAAATGCTTGATGAAGTTGAAACAGGTAAACAAGAATTAATTGATATCTTTATGGAATATCAAAACAAGGACGATGAAGAAGCATATAAAACATGGTTACATCTCTTCCCTCTTATTTCTTCCATCATTAACTATAGTGAAGAAGTAGAGCATTTAGATTTACTTGTAGATAGCTTCTACACATACCATAAACCAGAAAAAGAACTCCAAATCGATGATAAAAAAGAAGACGAATAA
- a CDS encoding YgaB family protein has protein sequence MNDFDKLVGEQLETMDELLKLQAHLEKYQQIEMNEKDMCDKKELHFIRQEIYRTEVALKMLHEKFEEQTNSVIQSFATEKMISNLG, from the coding sequence ATGAACGATTTTGATAAGTTGGTAGGGGAGCAATTAGAAACGATGGATGAGTTGTTAAAGTTACAAGCACATCTAGAGAAGTATCAACAAATTGAAATGAATGAAAAAGATATGTGCGATAAAAAGGAACTGCATTTTATCCGTCAGGAAATATATAGAACAGAAGTAGCGTTGAAGATGTTACATGAGAAATTTGAAGAACAAACAAATAGTGTAATCCAATCTTTTGCAACTGAAAAAATGATTTCAAATTTAGGATAA